The Nitrospirota bacterium genome has a segment encoding these proteins:
- a CDS encoding FAD:protein FMN transferase → MKLILKIVFALLVTTALAGLFVFVSHTHHGKGGTQIYKKTKIAMDTAITITVVSESQEKAEKAIDVAFKKIEYYDHIFSFFSPDSEVSLINKNAGIKPVQVSKDTFELVKKTVEISELTGGAFDPTVGAFMVLWDFKRAVKPSDDELKKRIPLVNYKNIMINEANSSVMLKLKGMMLDFGGNAKGYTANKIAEVLKVEGITSGIVAIAGDIKTFGTKPDGSPWYIGIRNPRGTPSDLVGIIKLKDLAVSTAGDYERFFIEGNHRYHHILVPQSGYPATEFQSVTIVNPEGFITDSLDNAVFVMGKEKGLEFIKKHNLKAFLIYSDNTTYITDNLKEEFER, encoded by the coding sequence TTGAAACTTATATTAAAAATTGTGTTTGCGCTTTTAGTTACGACGGCTTTGGCTGGTTTGTTTGTTTTTGTCAGTCATACGCATCACGGTAAGGGCGGTACGCAGATATATAAGAAAACGAAAATCGCTATGGATACCGCCATTACGATTACTGTTGTTTCAGAGAGTCAGGAAAAGGCTGAGAAAGCCATAGATGTGGCGTTTAAGAAAATTGAGTATTATGACCATATTTTTAGTTTCTTTTCGCCAGATAGCGAGGTCTCACTTATTAATAAAAATGCCGGCATTAAACCCGTGCAGGTGTCAAAGGATACTTTTGAATTAGTGAAAAAAACTGTGGAAATCTCAGAGTTAACCGGAGGAGCTTTTGATCCAACAGTTGGAGCATTTATGGTGCTTTGGGATTTTAAGAGGGCAGTTAAACCCTCTGATGATGAATTAAAAAAACGGATTCCACTGGTTAATTATAAAAACATTATGATAAATGAGGCAAACTCCTCAGTTATGCTTAAACTAAAGGGAATGATGCTTGATTTTGGGGGCAATGCCAAAGGATATACTGCAAATAAGATTGCAGAGGTGCTTAAAGTGGAGGGAATAACCTCAGGGATAGTTGCAATAGCCGGAGATATTAAAACCTTCGGCACAAAGCCCGATGGCAGCCCGTGGTATATTGGTATACGTAACCCCCGCGGGACTCCCTCAGATCTTGTGGGAATTATAAAACTCAAAGACCTGGCTGTATCAACAGCAGGCGACTATGAACGCTTTTTTATTGAGGGAAACCACCGCTACCACCATATATTAGTGCCTCAATCCGGCTATCCGGCAACGGAGTTCCAAAGCGTAACAATCGTTAACCCAGAGGGGTTTATTACCGACTCCCTTGACAATGCAGTCTTTGTGATGGGAAAAGAAAAGGGTCTTGAATTTATAAAAAAACATAATCTTAAGGCATTTCTGATATACAGCGATAACACGACCTATATAACGGACAACCTGAAAGAGGAATTTGAGCGCTAA
- a CDS encoding NusG domain II-containing protein, which translates to MSAKTLIKPLTYADVALFLLLIIASVSALFYVSAGVSKGAVVKIEVNNKLLYRYPLNEDRRIHLEFMDIEIKGGRVAVTDADCPNKLCVKQGFIDRGAIICLPNRTVITVEENGQNKRGVVDATT; encoded by the coding sequence TTGAGCGCTAAAACTCTCATTAAGCCACTGACTTACGCGGATGTGGCACTGTTTTTACTCCTTATAATCGCCTCGGTTTCAGCTCTCTTTTATGTTTCTGCCGGGGTATCCAAAGGAGCGGTAGTAAAAATAGAGGTAAACAACAAACTCCTCTACCGGTATCCGCTTAATGAAGACAGGCGAATTCACCTTGAGTTTATGGATATAGAGATAAAAGGCGGGCGGGTTGCCGTAACAGATGCCGACTGCCCAAATAAGTTATGTGTCAAACAGGGGTTTATAGACAGAGGAGCTATAATTTGTCTTCCTAACAGAACCGTTATAACTGTTGAGGAAAACGGCCAAAACAAGCGGGGTGTTGTTGATGCAACAACGTGA
- a CDS encoding Gx transporter family protein: protein MQQRDKLTLAMLSAFAVAITGFERFIPTPVPWLRFGLANIIILITLILYGFKAAFTVSLIRVIGGSIITGTFLGPAFVLSFSGSVLSVLSMGALYKVMPGVFSPIGLSLIGALFHNLGQIISAYFLFIQNLRAMLIITPIILFLGTLTGAANGIVTAVVLERLKKSQNNVHNT, encoded by the coding sequence ATGCAACAACGTGATAAGTTAACACTTGCTATGCTAAGTGCGTTTGCCGTTGCGATTACCGGTTTTGAGAGGTTTATACCTACTCCTGTGCCGTGGTTACGGTTTGGACTTGCCAATATCATCATACTGATAACGCTGATTCTGTATGGATTTAAGGCGGCCTTTACGGTTTCACTGATAAGAGTGATAGGGGGCTCAATCATAACAGGCACATTTTTAGGACCGGCTTTTGTGCTGAGTTTTAGCGGCAGCGTGTTAAGTGTGCTCTCTATGGGAGCCCTATATAAGGTTATGCCAGGAGTATTTAGCCCGATAGGACTTAGCCTTATTGGAGCGCTCTTTCATAATTTAGGACAAATAATATCTGCGTATTTTTTATTTATTCAAAATTTGAGGGCAATGCTTATAATAACGCCGATTATACTCTTTTTAGGGACACTTACGGGAGCGGCTAACGGAATAGTTACAGCAGTTGTACTTGAGCGCTTGAAAAAAAGTCAGAATAACGTACACAATACCTGA
- a CDS encoding DNA gyrase inhibitor YacG, which translates to MRVKCPMCSKDVEWNGNPFRPFCSERCKLTDLGKWAADEYRIAGSPLNDDNADYNKDIEEE; encoded by the coding sequence ATGAGGGTAAAGTGTCCGATGTGTAGTAAAGATGTTGAATGGAATGGTAATCCATTCAGGCCATTTTGTTCAGAGAGGTGTAAATTAACTGATCTGGGCAAGTGGGCAGCAGATGAGTACAGGATTGCCGGTAGCCCGCTCAATGACGATAACGCTGATTATAACAAAGATATAGAGGAGGAATAA